The following are encoded together in the Cicer arietinum cultivar CDC Frontier isolate Library 1 chromosome 2, Cicar.CDCFrontier_v2.0, whole genome shotgun sequence genome:
- the LOC140919423 gene encoding uncharacterized protein: MTDPPPPERILDENGNRDRNRPLLAIHNQPVTVNKFEISPTIYRELKEIHFSGKHNENANRHLTNFFELCETVKVDGCSEEGKMLRLFPFSLKDYAKEWLNCLPSNNINTWDDLENKFLEQYFPHLCSFDKGKRFLVTNKKKGNIFLTLTGGSRVY; this comes from the coding sequence ATGACTGATCCACCACCACCTGAACGTATCCTCGACGAGAATGGGAATCGAGATAGAAACCGACCTCTGTTGGCCATCCATAaccaaccggttacagtcaacaagtttgaaataagtcccACTATATAtcgagagttgaaggagattcatttttccgGTAAACATAACGAAAACGCCAATAGAcatctcacaaatttctttgaacTATGTGAgacagtgaaggtggatggttgCTCTGAAGAAGGCAAGATGTTGAGactatttccattttcattgaaaGATTATGCTAAGGAGTGGCTTAATTGCTTACCTTCCAATAACATCAACACATGGGATGACCTTGAaaataagttcttggaacaatactTCCCCCATCTATGTTCATTCGACAAAGGCAAGAGATTTCTGgttacaaacaaaaagaagGGGAATATCTTCTTGACACTTACAGGAGGTTCAAGAGTTTACTAG